A genome region from Micromonospora peucetia includes the following:
- the rplJ gene encoding 50S ribosomal protein L10 — protein MADKPIRADKATAVVELTESFRNAGATVLTEYRGLTVSQLTQLRRSLGKETSYTVAKNTLAKRAATDAGISGLDEMFTGPTALTFVSGDVVEAAKGLRDFAKANPKLVIKGGVFEGRAITAAEVTKLADLESREVLLAKLAGAMKGNLSKAAALFQAPLSKTARLAAALQDKREKEGAEAA, from the coding sequence ATGGCGGACAAGCCGATCCGGGCCGACAAGGCCACGGCCGTCGTTGAGCTGACCGAGAGCTTCCGCAACGCGGGCGCCACGGTGCTTACCGAGTACCGCGGTCTGACGGTTTCCCAGCTCACCCAGCTGCGGCGCTCGCTTGGCAAGGAGACCAGCTACACGGTCGCGAAGAACACGCTCGCGAAGCGTGCCGCGACCGACGCTGGCATCTCCGGCCTCGACGAGATGTTCACCGGTCCTACCGCGCTGACTTTCGTTTCGGGCGACGTCGTCGAGGCGGCGAAGGGCCTTCGCGACTTCGCGAAGGCCAACCCGAAGCTCGTCATCAAGGGCGGTGTCTTCGAGGGCCGGGCCATTACCGCGGCCGAGGTCACGAAGCTCGCCGACCTGGAGTCCCGCGAGGTGCTGCTGGCCAAGCTGGCCGGCGCGATGAAGGGCAACCTGAGCAAGGCCGCGGCCCTGTTCCAGGCCCCGCTGTCGAAGACCGCCCGTCTGGCGGCCGCTCTGCAGGACAAGCGCGAGAAGGAGGGCGCCGAGGCGGCCTGA
- the rplL gene encoding 50S ribosomal protein L7/L12 yields the protein MAKLSTDELLDAFKEMTLIELSEFVKQFEETFEVTAAAPVAVAGAAGPAGPAAPAEEEKDSFDVILEADGGKKIQVIKVVRELTGLGLKEAKDLVEAAPKAVLENANKETADKAKAKLEGEGAKVTLK from the coding sequence ATGGCGAAGCTCAGCACCGACGAGCTGCTCGACGCGTTCAAGGAGATGACGCTGATCGAGCTCTCCGAGTTCGTGAAGCAGTTCGAGGAGACCTTCGAGGTCACCGCCGCGGCTCCGGTCGCCGTCGCCGGCGCTGCCGGCCCGGCCGGCCCGGCAGCCCCGGCCGAGGAGGAGAAGGACTCGTTCGACGTCATCCTCGAGGCTGACGGCGGCAAGAAGATCCAGGTCATCAAGGTCGTGCGCGAGCTGACCGGCCTGGGCCTCAAGGAGGCCAAGGACCTGGTCGAGGCCGCTCCGAAGGCCGTTCTCGAGAACGCCAACAAGGAGACCGCCGACAAGGCCAAGGCCAAGCTCGAGGGCGAAGGCGCCAAGGTCACCCTCAAGTGA
- a CDS encoding DNA-directed RNA polymerase subunit beta — protein sequence MAASRPAKTSRTSSAFAPRRVSFGRITEHLEVPNLLAIQNESFDWLVGNEGWQGRSADDPHARSGLAEILDEISPIEDFSGTMSLSFSAPRFDEVKASIEECKEKDLTYCAPLFVTAEFTNNTTGEIKSQTVFMGDFPMMTPKGTFIINGTERVVVSQLVRSPGVYFDKQPDKTSDRDLTSVKVIPSRGAWLEFDIDKRDTVGVRIDRKRRQAVTVLLKAVGWSAERIRERFGWSELMMTTLEKDHIAGADEALLDIYRKLRPGEPPTRENAQTLLDNLFFNPKRYDVAKVGRYKFNKKLEVGVPITTGTLTEDDIVATVEYLCRLHAGEDGYEADDIDHFGNRRLRTVGELIQNQVRVGLSRMERVVRERMTTQDVEAITPQTLINIRPVVAAIKEFFGTSQLSQFMDQTNPLAGLTHRRRLSALGPGGLSRERAGFEVRDVHPSHYGRMCPIETPEGPNIGLIGALSTFARVNPFGFIETPYRKVVDGRVTDQIDYLTADEEDRFVKAQANAPLKADGTFAEDRVLCRRKGGETEDVVPSAVDYMDVSPRQMTSVATAMIPFLEHDDANRALMGANMQRQAVPLVKAESPLVGTGMEYRAAVDAGDVVVAEVGGVIEDLCADYITIHQDDGHRRTYLLHKFRRSNAGSCVNQKPVVFEGDRVEAGQVIADGPCTDEGEMALGRNLLVAFMCWEGHNYEDAIILSQRLVQQDVLTSIHIEEHEVDARDTKLGPEEITRDIPNVSEEMLADLDERGIIRIGAEVVPGDILVGKVTPKGETELTPEERLLRAIFGEKAREVRDTSLKVPHGETGTVIGVRTFSREDGDELPPGVNELVRVYVAQKRKIQDGDKLAGRHGNKGVISKILPIEDMPFLEDGTPVDIVLNPLGVPSRMNIGQVLETHLGWVAKTGWSVDGDDTDWKRQLRSIEAHESEPDTNVATPVFDGAREEEISGLLASTLPNRDGNQLIGSSGKAQLFDGRSGEPLPDPIAVGYIYILKLNHLVDDKIHARSTGPYSMITQQPLGGKAQFGGQRFGEMECWAMQAYGAAYALQELLTIKSDDVLGRVKVYEAIVKGENIPEPGIPESFKVLLKELQSLCLNVEVLSSDGVALEMRETDDEVFRAAEELGIDLSRREPSSVEEV from the coding sequence TTGGCAGCTTCCCGCCCTGCGAAGACCAGTCGTACGTCGAGCGCATTCGCTCCCCGCCGAGTTTCATTCGGCAGGATCACCGAACACCTCGAGGTCCCCAACCTCCTCGCCATCCAGAACGAGTCCTTCGACTGGCTCGTCGGCAACGAGGGTTGGCAGGGCCGGTCGGCGGACGACCCGCACGCACGCTCGGGTCTCGCGGAGATCCTCGACGAGATCAGTCCCATTGAGGACTTCTCCGGCACCATGTCGCTCTCCTTCTCGGCTCCGCGCTTCGACGAGGTCAAGGCCTCGATCGAGGAGTGCAAGGAGAAGGACCTGACCTACTGCGCGCCGCTGTTCGTGACCGCGGAGTTCACCAACAACACCACCGGCGAGATCAAGAGCCAGACGGTGTTCATGGGTGACTTCCCGATGATGACGCCGAAGGGCACCTTCATCATCAACGGCACCGAGCGCGTCGTGGTCAGCCAGCTCGTCCGGTCCCCCGGCGTCTACTTCGACAAGCAGCCGGACAAGACCTCCGACCGCGACCTCACCAGCGTCAAGGTCATTCCCAGCCGGGGCGCCTGGCTGGAGTTCGACATCGACAAGCGCGACACGGTCGGCGTCCGCATCGACCGCAAGCGCCGGCAGGCCGTCACCGTCCTGCTCAAGGCCGTCGGTTGGTCGGCCGAGCGGATCCGCGAGCGGTTCGGCTGGTCCGAGCTGATGATGACCACGCTCGAGAAGGACCACATCGCCGGCGCGGACGAGGCGTTGCTAGACATCTACCGGAAGCTCCGCCCTGGCGAGCCGCCGACCCGCGAGAACGCCCAGACCCTGCTCGACAACCTCTTCTTCAACCCGAAGCGGTACGACGTCGCCAAGGTCGGTCGTTACAAGTTCAACAAGAAGCTCGAGGTGGGAGTGCCGATCACCACCGGCACCCTGACCGAGGACGACATCGTCGCCACCGTGGAGTACCTCTGCCGGCTGCACGCCGGTGAGGACGGCTACGAGGCCGACGACATCGACCACTTCGGCAACCGGCGCCTGCGTACCGTGGGTGAGCTGATCCAGAACCAGGTCCGGGTCGGTCTGTCCCGGATGGAGCGCGTCGTCCGCGAGCGGATGACCACCCAGGACGTCGAGGCGATCACGCCGCAGACCCTGATCAACATCCGCCCGGTGGTGGCGGCGATCAAGGAGTTCTTCGGCACCTCGCAGCTGTCCCAGTTCATGGACCAGACCAACCCGCTGGCGGGCCTGACCCACCGGCGCCGGCTGAGCGCGCTCGGCCCGGGTGGTCTGTCCCGGGAGCGGGCCGGCTTCGAGGTCCGCGACGTGCACCCGTCCCACTACGGCCGGATGTGCCCGATCGAGACGCCGGAAGGCCCGAACATCGGCCTGATCGGCGCGCTGTCCACCTTTGCCCGGGTCAACCCGTTCGGCTTCATCGAGACGCCGTACCGGAAGGTCGTCGACGGTCGGGTCACCGACCAGATCGACTACCTGACCGCGGACGAGGAGGACCGGTTCGTCAAGGCCCAGGCCAACGCGCCGCTCAAGGCCGACGGCACCTTCGCCGAGGACCGGGTCCTGTGTCGCCGTAAGGGCGGCGAGACCGAGGACGTGGTCCCCAGCGCCGTCGACTACATGGACGTCTCGCCGCGGCAGATGACCTCGGTCGCGACCGCGATGATCCCGTTCCTCGAGCACGACGACGCCAACCGGGCACTGATGGGCGCGAACATGCAGCGCCAGGCCGTGCCGCTGGTCAAGGCCGAGTCGCCGCTGGTCGGCACCGGCATGGAGTACCGCGCCGCAGTCGACGCCGGTGACGTGGTCGTCGCCGAGGTCGGCGGCGTCATCGAGGACCTCTGCGCCGACTACATCACCATCCACCAGGACGACGGCCACCGCCGCACGTACCTGCTGCACAAGTTCCGCCGCTCCAACGCCGGCTCCTGCGTCAACCAGAAGCCGGTCGTCTTCGAGGGCGACCGGGTCGAGGCCGGCCAGGTCATCGCCGACGGTCCGTGCACGGACGAGGGCGAGATGGCGCTCGGGCGCAACCTGCTCGTGGCGTTCATGTGCTGGGAGGGCCACAACTACGAGGACGCGATCATCCTGTCGCAGCGCCTCGTGCAGCAGGACGTGCTCACCTCGATCCACATCGAGGAGCACGAGGTCGACGCCCGGGACACCAAGCTCGGCCCGGAGGAGATCACCCGCGACATCCCGAACGTCAGCGAGGAAATGCTCGCCGACCTCGACGAGCGCGGCATCATCCGGATCGGGGCCGAGGTCGTCCCCGGTGACATCCTGGTCGGCAAGGTCACGCCCAAGGGCGAGACCGAGCTGACCCCGGAGGAGCGGCTGCTCCGCGCGATCTTCGGTGAGAAGGCGCGCGAGGTGCGGGACACCTCGCTGAAGGTGCCGCACGGCGAGACCGGCACGGTCATCGGCGTGCGTACCTTCTCCCGTGAGGACGGCGACGAGCTGCCGCCGGGCGTCAACGAGCTGGTCCGGGTCTACGTCGCCCAGAAGCGGAAGATCCAGGACGGTGACAAGCTCGCCGGCCGGCACGGCAACAAGGGCGTCATCTCCAAGATCCTGCCGATCGAGGACATGCCGTTCCTGGAGGACGGCACGCCGGTCGACATCGTGCTCAACCCGCTGGGTGTGCCGTCCCGGATGAACATCGGCCAGGTGCTGGAGACGCACCTCGGCTGGGTGGCGAAGACGGGCTGGAGCGTCGACGGCGACGACACCGACTGGAAGCGCCAGCTGCGCTCCATCGAGGCGCACGAGTCGGAGCCGGACACCAACGTGGCCACGCCGGTCTTCGACGGTGCCCGCGAGGAGGAGATCTCCGGCCTGCTGGCGTCGACCCTGCCCAACCGGGACGGCAACCAGCTGATCGGTTCCAGCGGCAAGGCGCAGCTGTTCGACGGCCGCTCCGGTGAGCCGCTGCCGGACCCGATCGCGGTCGGCTACATCTACATCCTGAAGCTCAACCACCTGGTCGACGACAAGATCCACGCTCGGTCGACCGGCCCGTACTCGATGATCACGCAGCAGCCGCTGGGTGGTAAGGCGCAGTTCGGTGGTCAGCGCTTCGGCGAGATGGAGTGCTGGGCGATGCAGGCGTACGGCGCCGCGTACGCCCTGCAGGAGCTGCTGACGATCAAGTCCGACGACGTCCTCGGCCGGGTCAAGGTCTACGAGGCCATCGTCAAGGGCGAGAACATCCCGGAGCCGGGCATCCCGGAGTCGTTCAAGGTGCTGCTCAAGGAGCTGCAGTCGCTGTGCCTCAACGTCGAGGTGCTGTCCAGCGACGGCGTGGCCCTGGAGATGCGTGAGACCGACGACGAGGTGTTCCGCGCCGCTGAGGAGCTGGGCATCGACCTGTCCCGGCGCGAGCCGAGCTCGGTCGAAGAGGTCTGA
- a CDS encoding DNA-directed RNA polymerase subunit beta' produces MLDVNFFDELRIGLATADDIRQWSHGEVKKPETINYRTLKPEKDGLFCEKIFGPQRDWECYCGKYKRVRFKGIICERCGVEVTRSKVRRERMGHIELAAPVTHIWYFKGVPSRLGYLLDLAPKDLEKIIYFASYVVTSVDAESRHRDLSTIENEILAEKRQAENSRDSEIEKRATKLEADLAELEAEGAKADVRRKVKEGGEREMRQIRDRAQREIDRLDEVLDTFRKLDSKQLVTDELLYRELRDRFGEYFTGGMGAEAIKALVQNMDLDAEAENLRETIRSGKGQRKIRALKRLKVVAAFLNTRNSPLGMVLDCVPVIPPDLRPMVQLDGGRFATSDLNDLYRRVINRNNRLKRLIDLGAPEIIVNNEKRMLQEAVDALFDNGRRGRPVTGPGNRPLKSLSDMLKGKQGRFRQNLLGKRVDYSGRSVIVVGPKLKLHQCGLPKQMALELFKPFVMKRLVDLNHAQNIKSAKRMVERQRPVVWDVLEEVIGEHPVLLNRAPTLHRLGIQAFEPQLVEGKAIQIHPLVCTAFNADFDGDQMAVHVPLSAEAQAEARILMLSSNNILKPADGKPVTMPTQDMVIGLYHLTHRTEGEKGEGRPFSSDAEARMAYDNGELHLQAPVKIRLRGVVEVDNGAGAEPWTAPEGWVEGEPLTVETTLGRVLFNETLPQGYRFVNYEIRKGQLSAIVNDLAERFPKVALAATLDGLKEAGFHWATWSGVTIGMEDVIAPPRKREILERYEKEADQIDKQYQRGLMTPEERRGELIQIWTKATNEVAKEMDTALPQENPLWKMIHSGARGNLLQLRQIAAIRGLVANPKGEIIPRPIKASYREGLSVLEYFISTHGARKGLADTALRTADSGYLTRRLVDVSQDVIIREEDCGTDRAIPMQIGERLDGKLAVHEHAETSVHARTLADDIKGPDGVVVAERGQDINSILVDKIVAAGTETVRVRSVLTCESKLGVCGACYGRSLPTGKTVDVGEAVGIIAAQSIGEPGTQLTMRTFHTGGVAGEDITQGLPRVQEIFEARVPKGKAPIADTPGRIRIEDGERSRKIIVVPDDGSEEIVYDKISKRVRLRTHDGGHVEVGEKLTEGTIDPHELLRILGPRAVQVHLTQEVQEVYRSQGVLIHDKHIEIIIRQMLKRVTVIDSGSTEFLPGVLVDRALFESENRRLVSEGGEPAAGRPVLMGITKASLATDSWLSAASFQETTRVLTDAAINSRSDSLVGLKENVIIGKLIPAGTGISKYRNVRVEPTEEAKAKVYSMTGYPETDYGFGPASGQAVPLDDFDFGSYR; encoded by the coding sequence GTGCTCGACGTCAACTTCTTCGACGAGCTGCGCATCGGCCTCGCCACCGCCGACGACATCCGTCAGTGGTCGCACGGTGAGGTCAAGAAGCCTGAGACGATCAACTACCGCACCCTGAAGCCGGAAAAGGACGGGCTCTTCTGCGAGAAGATCTTCGGTCCGCAGCGGGACTGGGAGTGCTACTGCGGTAAGTACAAGCGGGTCCGGTTCAAGGGCATCATCTGCGAGCGCTGCGGTGTCGAGGTGACCCGGTCGAAGGTCCGGCGTGAGCGGATGGGGCACATCGAGCTCGCCGCGCCGGTGACCCACATCTGGTACTTCAAGGGCGTGCCGAGCCGGCTGGGCTACCTGCTGGATCTCGCCCCCAAGGACCTCGAAAAGATCATTTACTTCGCCTCGTACGTCGTGACCAGCGTGGACGCCGAGTCGCGTCACCGTGACCTCTCGACGATCGAGAACGAGATCCTGGCCGAGAAGCGGCAGGCCGAGAACAGCCGCGACTCGGAGATCGAGAAGCGGGCCACCAAGCTCGAGGCCGACCTGGCCGAGCTGGAGGCCGAGGGTGCCAAGGCGGACGTCCGGCGCAAGGTCAAGGAGGGCGGAGAGCGCGAGATGCGCCAGATCCGCGACCGGGCCCAGCGCGAGATCGACCGCCTGGACGAGGTGCTGGACACCTTCCGCAAGCTGGACTCGAAGCAGCTCGTCACCGACGAACTGCTCTACCGCGAGCTGCGGGACCGGTTCGGCGAGTACTTCACCGGCGGCATGGGCGCCGAGGCCATCAAGGCGCTGGTCCAGAACATGGACCTCGACGCCGAGGCCGAGAACCTGCGCGAGACCATCCGCTCCGGCAAGGGTCAGCGGAAGATCCGGGCGCTCAAGCGGCTCAAGGTCGTCGCGGCGTTCCTGAACACCCGCAACTCGCCGCTCGGCATGGTGCTCGACTGCGTGCCGGTCATCCCGCCGGACCTGCGCCCGATGGTGCAGCTCGACGGTGGCCGCTTCGCGACGTCCGACCTGAACGACCTGTACCGCCGTGTGATCAACCGGAACAACCGTCTCAAGCGGCTGATCGACCTCGGCGCGCCCGAGATCATCGTCAACAACGAGAAGCGGATGCTCCAGGAGGCCGTCGACGCGCTGTTCGACAACGGCCGCCGCGGCCGGCCGGTCACCGGGCCGGGCAACCGCCCGCTGAAGTCGCTGTCCGACATGCTCAAGGGCAAGCAGGGCCGGTTCCGGCAGAACCTGCTGGGCAAGCGCGTCGACTACTCGGGCCGTTCGGTCATCGTGGTCGGCCCGAAGCTCAAGCTGCACCAGTGCGGCCTGCCCAAGCAGATGGCGCTGGAGCTGTTCAAGCCGTTCGTGATGAAGCGGCTGGTCGACCTCAACCACGCGCAGAACATCAAGTCCGCCAAGCGGATGGTCGAGCGGCAGCGGCCGGTCGTGTGGGACGTGCTGGAAGAGGTCATCGGCGAGCACCCGGTCCTGCTGAACCGGGCGCCGACCCTGCACCGCCTGGGCATCCAGGCCTTCGAGCCGCAGCTGGTCGAGGGCAAGGCCATCCAGATCCACCCGCTGGTCTGCACCGCGTTCAACGCCGACTTCGACGGTGACCAGATGGCGGTGCACGTGCCGCTGTCCGCCGAGGCCCAGGCCGAGGCGCGGATCCTGATGCTGTCGTCGAACAACATCCTCAAGCCGGCCGACGGCAAGCCCGTCACCATGCCCACCCAGGACATGGTGATCGGCCTCTACCACCTCACCCACCGCACCGAGGGCGAGAAGGGCGAGGGGCGGCCGTTCAGCTCGGACGCCGAGGCGCGGATGGCGTACGACAACGGCGAGCTGCACCTGCAGGCCCCGGTGAAGATCCGTCTGCGTGGCGTGGTCGAGGTCGACAACGGCGCCGGCGCCGAGCCGTGGACCGCCCCGGAGGGCTGGGTCGAGGGCGAGCCGCTGACCGTGGAGACCACCCTGGGCCGGGTGCTGTTCAACGAGACGCTGCCGCAGGGCTACCGCTTCGTGAACTACGAGATCCGCAAGGGTCAGCTCTCCGCGATCGTCAACGACCTCGCCGAGCGCTTCCCCAAGGTGGCGCTGGCCGCCACCCTGGACGGGCTCAAGGAGGCCGGCTTCCACTGGGCCACCTGGTCCGGCGTGACGATCGGCATGGAGGACGTCATCGCCCCGCCGCGCAAGCGGGAGATCCTGGAGCGGTACGAGAAGGAAGCCGACCAGATCGACAAGCAGTACCAGCGCGGTCTGATGACCCCGGAGGAGCGTCGCGGCGAGCTCATCCAGATCTGGACCAAGGCGACCAACGAGGTCGCCAAGGAGATGGACACCGCGCTGCCGCAGGAGAACCCGCTGTGGAAGATGATCCACTCGGGTGCCCGCGGTAACCTCCTCCAGCTCCGGCAGATCGCGGCGATCCGTGGTCTGGTGGCCAACCCGAAGGGCGAGATCATCCCGCGGCCGATCAAGGCCAGCTACCGGGAGGGTCTGTCCGTGCTGGAGTACTTCATCTCCACGCACGGTGCCCGTAAGGGTCTCGCGGACACCGCTCTGCGTACCGCCGACTCGGGTTACCTGACCCGGCGTCTGGTGGACGTCTCGCAGGACGTCATCATCCGCGAGGAGGACTGCGGCACCGACCGCGCGATCCCGATGCAGATCGGTGAGCGGCTCGACGGCAAGTTGGCCGTGCACGAGCACGCCGAGACCAGCGTGCACGCGCGGACGCTGGCCGACGACATCAAGGGGCCGGACGGCGTCGTCGTCGCCGAGCGGGGTCAGGACATCAACTCCATCCTGGTCGACAAGATCGTCGCCGCCGGGACGGAGACGGTGCGGGTGCGCAGCGTGCTCACCTGCGAGTCGAAGCTGGGCGTCTGCGGTGCGTGCTACGGCCGCTCGCTGCCGACCGGCAAGACCGTGGACGTCGGCGAGGCGGTCGGCATCATCGCCGCCCAGTCGATCGGTGAGCCGGGCACGCAGCTGACGATGCGTACCTTCCACACCGGTGGTGTCGCGGGTGAGGACATCACCCAGGGTCTGCCGCGTGTCCAGGAGATCTTCGAGGCCCGGGTCCCGAAGGGTAAGGCGCCCATCGCCGACACCCCGGGCCGGATCCGGATCGAGGACGGCGAGCGCTCGCGGAAGATCATCGTGGTGCCGGACGACGGCAGCGAGGAGATCGTCTACGACAAGATCTCCAAGCGGGTCCGGCTGCGGACCCACGACGGCGGTCACGTCGAGGTCGGCGAGAAGCTCACCGAGGGCACCATCGACCCGCACGAGCTGCTGCGCATCCTCGGCCCGCGCGCGGTCCAGGTCCACCTGACCCAGGAGGTCCAGGAGGTCTACCGCTCGCAGGGTGTGCTCATCCACGACAAGCACATCGAGATCATCATCCGCCAGATGCTCAAGCGGGTGACGGTCATCGACTCCGGCTCGACCGAGTTCCTGCCGGGCGTGCTGGTCGACCGGGCGCTGTTCGAGTCGGAGAACCGCCGGCTCGTCTCGGAGGGCGGCGAGCCCGCCGCCGGCCGTCCGGTGCTGATGGGTATCACCAAGGCCTCGCTGGCCACCGACTCCTGGCTCTCGGCGGCCTCCTTCCAGGAGACCACCCGGGTGCTGACCGACGCGGCGATCAACTCGCGCAGCGACTCGCTCGTCGGCCTCAAGGAGAACGTGATCATCGGCAAGCTCATCCCGGCCGGTACGGGCATCAGCAAGTACCGCAACGTCCGGGTCGAGCCGACCGAGGAGGCGAAGGCCAAGGTCTACTCGATGACCGGCTACCCGGAGACCGACTACGGCTTCGGACCGGCCAGCGGCCAGGCGGTTCCGCTGGACGACTTCGACTTCGGGTCGTACCGCTAG
- the rpsL gene encoding 30S ribosomal protein S12: MPTIQQLVRKGRQAKTSKTKTPALKGSPQRRGVCTRVYTTTPKKPNSALRKVARVKLSSQIEVTAYIPGVGHNLQEHSIVLVRGGRVKDLPGVRYKIVRGSLDTQGVRNRKQARSRYGAKKEKS; the protein is encoded by the coding sequence GTGCCCACGATCCAGCAGCTGGTCCGAAAGGGCCGCCAGGCGAAGACGAGTAAGACCAAGACCCCGGCGCTGAAGGGTTCCCCTCAGCGGCGCGGCGTGTGCACCCGCGTGTACACCACCACCCCGAAGAAGCCGAACTCGGCACTGCGCAAGGTCGCTCGTGTCAAGCTCAGCAGCCAGATCGAGGTGACCGCCTACATCCCGGGCGTCGGCCACAACCTGCAGGAGCACTCGATCGTGCTCGTCCGCGGCGGCCGTGTGAAGGACCTCCCCGGCGTGCGTTACAAGATCGTCCGCGGTTCGCTGGACACCCAGGGTGTCCGCAACCGCAAGCAGGCGCGCAGCCGTTACGGCGCGAAGAAGGAGAAGAGCTGA
- the rpsG gene encoding 30S ribosomal protein S7, protein MPRKGPAPRNPLVADPVYNSPLVTQLVNKILLRGKRQLAERIVYAALEGCREKSGTDPVVTLKRAMDNVKPTLEVRSRRVGGATYQVPVEVRPSRATTLGLRWLVTYSRARREKTMIERLMNELLDASNGLGAAVKRREDTHKMAESNKAFAHYRW, encoded by the coding sequence ATGCCGCGTAAGGGACCCGCTCCGCGGAATCCGCTGGTCGCTGACCCGGTGTACAACTCGCCGCTGGTCACCCAGTTGGTGAACAAGATTCTCCTGCGCGGTAAGCGTCAGCTCGCCGAGCGCATCGTCTACGCCGCCCTCGAAGGCTGCCGGGAGAAGTCCGGCACCGACCCGGTCGTCACCCTCAAGCGGGCGATGGACAACGTCAAGCCGACCCTCGAGGTACGCAGCCGTCGTGTCGGTGGCGCCACCTACCAGGTTCCGGTCGAGGTCCGCCCCTCCCGGGCGACCACCCTGGGCCTGCGCTGGCTGGTCACCTACTCCCGCGCCCGGCGCGAGAAGACCATGATCGAGCGGCTGATGAACGAGCTGCTGGACGCGAGCAACGGTCTCGGTGCCGCCGTCAAGCGGCGCGAGGACACGCACAAGATGGCCGAGTCCAACAAGGCCTTCGCGCACTACCGCTGGTAA